Proteins encoded in a region of the Rutidosis leptorrhynchoides isolate AG116_Rl617_1_P2 chromosome 9, CSIRO_AGI_Rlap_v1, whole genome shotgun sequence genome:
- the LOC139867914 gene encoding mitogen-activated protein kinase kinase kinase 20-like, whose protein sequence is MKTNKRSLVDSNYVNEGNKKTKQEDLKIVQKNMYGDGVAWFRGEIIGKGSYGYVFKVNLKNPNYRYSLYPPIMAVKSAEMSVSYSIQKEKQIMDNVRGCPNVIKCYGDEITDDENNQMVYNMLLEYASGGTLADLIKKSNGKGLPEFDVKRYARSILRGVRYVHKKGYVHCDLKPENVMLVESSRTKGMLIAKIGDLGLAKRVKQVKKRNAGPVWRGTARYLSPEVVINGVQGQPADIWAVGCIVFEMLTGNSLLFPERNLSIDEIARRIRDYKELPFISSDVSEEAISFLKCCLSKKVMCRLTANMLLSHPFLKGLGDDVSEVDELQDEILDINAITSSPSAFDDEDELWSSSSSEEEVDVIEDQKITKVRFHEVHRLPVTVSKIC, encoded by the coding sequence ATGAAGACGAATAAAAGAAGTTTGGTTGATTCAAATTACGTTAATGAAGGAAATAAAAAGACTAAACAAGAAGATTTGAAGATTGTGCAGAAAAACATGTACGGAGATGGTGTTGCTTGGTTTAGAGGTGAAATAATTGGTAAAGGAAGTTATGGTTATGTTTTTAAAGTGAATTTAAAGAACCCTAATTATAGATACAGTTTGTATCCACCGATTATGGCAGTGAAGTCTGCAGAGATGTCTGTTTCGTATTCGATTCAGAAGGAAAAACAGATCATGGATAATGTTCGAGGTTGTCCGAATGTGATCAAGTGTTACGGTGATGAAATTACAGATGATGAGAACAATCAGATGGTGTATAACATGTTATTGGAGTATGCTTCTGGTGGAACCCTAGCTGATTTGATCAAGAAATCAAACGGGAAAGGATTGCCGGAATTTGATGTCAAGCGTTACGCTAGATCGATTCTGCGTGGAGTACGTTATGTTCATAAGAAAGGATATGTTCATTGTGATTTGAAACCGGAAAATGTAATGCTTGTGGAAAGTTCTAGAACAAAAGGCATGCTGATTGCTAAAATTGGGGATTTAGGGTTGGCGAAAAGGGTGAAGCAGGTTAAGAAGAGGAATGCGGGCCCTGTTTGGAGGGGGACGGCTAGGTATCTATCGCCGGAAGTGGTGATTAATGGTGTTCAAGGTCAGCCTGCAGATATATGGGCAGTTGGTTGTATTGTGTTTGAGATGTTGACTGGAAATTCGCTTTTGTTTCCAGAACGAAATTTGAGTATCGATGAGATTGCAAGGCGAATTCGTGATTATAAAGAGTTACCGTTTATTTCTAGTGATGTATCTGAAGAAGCAATCAGCTTCTTAAAGTGTTGTTTGAGTAAGAAAGTTATGTGTAGATTAACGGCTAATATGCTTTTAAGTCATCcctttttaaaaggtttaggtGATGATGTCAGCGAGGTTGACGAATTGCAGGATGAGATATTGGACATAAATGCTATCACTTCATCACCGTCAGCATTCGATGATGAAGATGAGTTGTGGTCGTCTTCTAGTTCAGAAGAGGAAGTTGATGTGATTGAGGATCAAAAAATTACAAAGGTTAGGTTTCATGAAGTGCATCGACTTCCGGTAACAGTTAGCAAGATATGTTGA